In one window of Romboutsia hominis DNA:
- a CDS encoding ParA family protein, producing MGKVIAVFNQKGGVGKTTTNVNLSASIGKMGKKVLVLDLDPQGNTTSGYGIEKQEVENTIYEVMLDGVDIREAILPTEFDNVDTIASATELSGAEIELTNMDKREYVLKNAIECVRKDYDYIFIDCPPSLGMLTINCLTAVDSVLIPIQCEYYALEGVSQLMETIKLVKSRLNPHIEIQGVVLSMFDGRANLSIQVVEEVKRYFKGSVYTTLIPRNVRLAEAPSHGKPVIYYDARCRGAEAYMDLAEEFIDLEEDII from the coding sequence GTGGGAAAAGTTATAGCAGTTTTTAACCAAAAGGGTGGAGTAGGAAAAACTACAACTAATGTAAATTTAAGTGCAAGTATAGGAAAGATGGGTAAAAAAGTACTAGTACTAGATTTAGATCCACAAGGAAATACAACTAGTGGATATGGAATAGAGAAACAAGAGGTAGAAAACACTATATATGAAGTAATGTTAGATGGTGTAGATATAAGAGAGGCAATTTTACCTACAGAGTTTGACAATGTAGACACTATTGCTTCAGCAACTGAGTTATCAGGAGCAGAAATAGAGCTTACTAATATGGACAAAAGAGAATACGTATTAAAAAATGCTATAGAATGTGTAAGAAAAGATTATGATTATATATTTATAGATTGTCCTCCTTCATTAGGAATGTTAACTATAAACTGTCTTACAGCAGTAGATAGTGTATTAATACCAATACAGTGTGAATATTATGCACTAGAAGGTGTAAGTCAGCTTATGGAAACTATAAAGCTAGTTAAGTCTAGACTTAATCCACATATAGAAATACAAGGAGTAGTCCTTAGTATGTTTGATGGAAGAGCTAATTTATCAATACAGGTAGTTGAAGAGGTAAAAAGATATTTCAAAGGAAGTGTATATACTACATTAATTCCTAGAAATGTTAGATTGGCAGAAGCACCTAGTCATGGAAAGCCAGTTATATATTATGATGCAAGATGCAGGGGAGCAGAGGCATACATGGACTTAGCAGAAGAGTTCATAGATTTAGAGGAGGATATAATATAA
- a CDS encoding DUF2232 domain-containing protein, producing the protein MNNKVKLSQVSMIVTLGILLALVTAYVPILSVLSFLIPVPYAIIGTIGNNKYSILSLIVTFLILIFGVDITYAVSISIMSVLPGIVIGSVARQNIKKGQENKFEPIYAGTIIVIISTIIFYTIANMVFKTNLLDNFMNGMKEAVSVQLQILGDAGVDVSSGLKVEDVITFAQNLLPTMLFLQGIILAFVTYYIEAFILKRIRMVNLEMPKFRDFYLPGNPVMVSLMLYILVFLIDMLGLNFHGDLIIMNLQLVFNFMFMAQGIAVSVYYLRNWFKASQIKNILISGLILYIFGFMGISFLGMLDSVIDFRKVRSYKSA; encoded by the coding sequence TTGAATAATAAAGTAAAACTATCACAAGTATCGATGATAGTTACGCTGGGAATATTATTAGCTCTAGTAACAGCATATGTGCCTATATTAAGTGTGCTGAGTTTCTTAATACCAGTACCTTATGCAATAATAGGAACTATAGGTAACAATAAGTACTCAATATTATCTTTGATAGTTACTTTTTTAATACTTATATTTGGTGTAGATATAACATATGCTGTAAGTATTAGTATTATGAGTGTACTTCCTGGGATAGTTATAGGTAGTGTTGCAAGACAAAACATAAAAAAAGGTCAAGAAAATAAGTTTGAACCTATATATGCAGGGACAATTATAGTTATAATTTCAACTATAATTTTCTATACTATAGCAAATATGGTATTTAAAACTAATTTATTAGATAACTTTATGAATGGTATGAAGGAAGCTGTAAGTGTTCAGCTTCAAATTTTAGGTGATGCAGGTGTAGATGTAAGTAGTGGATTAAAAGTAGAAGATGTAATCACCTTTGCACAAAATCTTTTACCTACAATGCTATTTTTACAGGGGATAATATTAGCGTTTGTTACGTACTACATTGAGGCATTTATATTAAAAAGAATAAGAATGGTAAATTTAGAAATGCCTAAATTTAGAGATTTTTATTTACCGGGAAATCCAGTAATGGTGTCACTTATGCTATACATACTAGTTTTCTTAATTGATATGTTAGGCTTAAATTTTCATGGTGATTTAATCATAATGAATCTTCAACTAGTTTTTAATTTTATGTTTATGGCTCAGGGAATAGCAGTTTCTGTATATTACCTAAGAAATTGGTTTAAAGCTAGTCAAATAAAAAATATACTTATATCAGGATTAATCCTATATATATTCGGATTTATGGGTATATCTTTCTTAGGGATGTTAGATAGTGTAATAGATTTTAGAAAGGTAAGAAGCTATAAATCTGCGTAA
- a CDS encoding DUF951 domain-containing protein, translated as MPISIKIGDVVEMKKQHPCGNKEFEITRVGMDVKIKCTKCSREIMLDRETFEKRVKKIITKE; from the coding sequence ATGCCTATAAGTATTAAGATAGGAGATGTTGTTGAAATGAAAAAACAACATCCTTGTGGAAATAAAGAATTTGAAATAACTAGAGTTGGTATGGATGTAAAGATAAAATGCACTAAATGCTCTAGAGAAATAATGCTAGACAGAGAAACTTTTGAAAAAAGAGTAAAAAAGATAATTACTAAAGAATAA
- the rpsF gene encoding 30S ribosomal protein S6: MRNYELVFVVKPNADEETREAVLNKVKEVISTDGEVANVDVWGTRKLAYPIAKFNEGHYVLVNFSAGVELPKELDRNLKINENVIRHMIVAA, from the coding sequence ATGAGAAATTATGAATTAGTTTTCGTAGTAAAACCAAATGCTGATGAAGAAACTAGAGAAGCTGTACTTAACAAAGTTAAGGAAGTTATATCTACTGATGGTGAAGTAGCTAACGTTGATGTATGGGGAACTAGAAAATTAGCTTACCCAATAGCTAAGTTCAACGAAGGTCACTATGTATTAGTAAACTTCAGTGCTGGTGTTGAATTACCAAAAGAATTAGATAGAAACTTAAAGATAAACGAAAACGTAATAAGACACATGATAGTTGCTGCTTAA
- the yedF gene encoding sulfurtransferase-like selenium metabolism protein YedF translates to MLIEIDARGLACPKPVINTKKELDKLENGVIRVTVDNTMAKENIIKLSKSSNCESSVLREEEDLIVVEIIKGENVKIEEGTKVDLDNKCIFISSDKMGQGNDELGEVLIKGYIYTLTETKPYPKHIVFVNSGVKLTTVNEATVENLKILENNGVEILSCGTCLDYYNLKELLQVGTVTNMYNIVEMMNNSLQTISI, encoded by the coding sequence ATGTTAATAGAAATAGATGCAAGAGGACTAGCTTGTCCAAAACCAGTAATAAATACAAAGAAAGAATTAGATAAATTAGAAAATGGAGTTATAAGAGTCACAGTAGACAATACAATGGCAAAAGAAAATATAATAAAACTATCAAAGTCATCTAATTGCGAAAGTAGTGTTTTAAGAGAAGAAGAAGATTTAATAGTAGTCGAAATAATAAAAGGTGAAAATGTAAAAATAGAAGAAGGTACAAAGGTTGATTTAGATAATAAGTGTATATTTATATCTTCAGATAAAATGGGACAAGGAAATGATGAACTAGGAGAAGTTCTTATAAAAGGATATATATATACTTTGACAGAAACTAAGCCATATCCAAAGCACATAGTATTTGTTAATTCAGGAGTAAAACTTACAACAGTAAATGAAGCTACAGTAGAAAACTTAAAAATACTAGAAAATAATGGAGTTGAAATACTATCTTGTGGTACATGTTTAGATTATTACAACTTAAAAGAATTATTACAAGTAGGTACAGTTACTAATATGTATAATATTGTAGAAATGATGAACAACTCATTACAAACTATATCTATATAA
- the rpsR gene encoding 30S ribosomal protein S18, whose protein sequence is MINKKRRKKRRVCQFCASKDVKIDYKNTQRLQKYVTERGKILPRRISGTCAKHQRELTVAIKRARNIALLPYTVE, encoded by the coding sequence ATGATAAACAAGAAGAGACGTAAGAAGAGAAGAGTTTGTCAATTCTGTGCTTCAAAAGACGTTAAGATAGATTACAAAAACACTCAAAGATTACAAAAATATGTAACTGAGAGAGGTAAAATATTACCAAGAAGAATATCTGGAACATGCGCTAAGCATCAAAGAGAATTAACAGTTGCTATAAAGAGAGCTAGAAACATAGCACTTTTACCATACACTGTAGAATAA
- a CDS encoding helix-turn-helix domain-containing protein, whose amino-acid sequence MDILSLGEKIKKLRKEKNMTLKELAGDRITAAQISHIERDKSHTSHELLDYLSQKLEVSVDYLLETKEMQSRRITDNLILQSEIHIKRGELEKAEELINEILNICKNYNLIDNYAKCNFLLGTINIKKEDYNLVVGNLEKALYYFIKDNDKENIFRCYLNIGKVYIQEAFFKGAITHLGFAEDLLTEGQIGDMDIHKDLYSNLAYSYMKLNDSEKSLYYINKISDIEMQNNIKDEIDMLLLKANNFLKVGKYDDSKECFKRALELLEEEENKSGIANVYLRISDIYKNLGNIDKVLEYSQKAYDINKNSEDKITIKSLSKIVDAYIENKDFEEAKKYCKVALALAIKSKNKCNEYKALKLYSKIHKAQNENTSAIEYLYKCANIVSELGDTKTLAELYIELGELYSNISKEKELEYYHKGVALYKNLEII is encoded by the coding sequence ATGGACATTCTAAGCTTAGGAGAGAAAATTAAGAAACTGAGAAAAGAAAAAAATATGACATTAAAAGAGTTAGCTGGAGATAGAATAACAGCAGCTCAAATAAGCCATATAGAGAGAGATAAGTCTCATACAAGTCATGAGTTATTAGATTACTTATCACAAAAGTTAGAAGTAAGTGTAGACTATTTACTAGAAACTAAAGAAATGCAATCTAGAAGGATAACAGATAACTTAATTCTTCAAAGTGAAATTCATATAAAAAGAGGAGAACTTGAAAAAGCGGAAGAATTAATAAATGAAATTTTAAATATATGTAAAAATTATAATTTAATAGATAATTATGCAAAATGCAATTTTTTATTAGGAACGATAAATATAAAAAAAGAAGACTATAATCTTGTAGTTGGAAATTTAGAAAAAGCTTTGTATTATTTCATAAAAGATAATGATAAAGAAAATATATTTAGATGTTATTTGAATATAGGAAAAGTATATATACAAGAAGCATTTTTCAAAGGTGCTATAACACATCTAGGATTTGCAGAGGACTTACTAACAGAAGGGCAAATCGGGGATATGGATATTCATAAAGATTTGTATAGTAATCTGGCATACTCTTACATGAAGTTAAATGACTCTGAAAAGTCTTTATACTATATAAATAAGATTAGTGATATAGAGATGCAAAACAATATAAAAGATGAAATAGATATGTTGTTATTAAAGGCCAATAATTTCTTAAAAGTTGGAAAGTATGATGATTCTAAGGAATGTTTTAAAAGGGCATTAGAGTTATTGGAGGAAGAAGAAAATAAATCAGGAATAGCAAATGTTTATCTGAGAATATCTGATATATATAAAAACCTAGGAAATATAGATAAGGTTTTAGAGTATTCTCAAAAAGCCTATGATATAAATAAAAATAGTGAAGACAAGATAACTATAAAGAGTTTATCTAAAATAGTAGATGCATATATTGAAAATAAAGATTTTGAAGAAGCTAAAAAGTATTGTAAAGTAGCACTAGCATTAGCTATAAAATCAAAAAATAAGTGTAATGAATATAAAGCTTTAAAGTTGTATTCTAAGATACACAAAGCACAAAATGAAAATACATCAGCGATAGAATATCTATATAAGTGTGCAAATATAGTATCTGAATTAGGAGATACTAAAACTTTAGCTGAATTATATATTGAATTAGGAGAATTATATTCAAATATATCAAAGGAAAAAGAATTAGAGTACTACCACAAAGGGGTAGCTTTATATAAAAATTTAGAAATAATATAG
- a CDS encoding single-stranded DNA-binding protein, giving the protein MNHVVLVGRLTRDPELRYIAGSGTPVANFSIAIDREFSGKDGKRETDFIDIQVWGKSAENCANYIGKGSLVAVQGSIRVDVYQNQAGENRRAFRVNANRVQFLDSRNKSENSYNKGSQTGFEPSFEPTFEPQGLDPQGFQAIDDDDIPF; this is encoded by the coding sequence ATGAACCATGTTGTTTTAGTGGGTAGATTAACAAGAGACCCAGAGTTAAGATACATCGCAGGAAGTGGAACTCCTGTTGCTAATTTCTCAATAGCTATTGATAGAGAATTCTCAGGCAAAGATGGTAAGAGAGAAACTGATTTTATAGATATACAAGTTTGGGGTAAATCTGCAGAGAATTGCGCTAACTATATCGGTAAAGGAAGTTTAGTAGCTGTACAAGGCTCAATAAGAGTGGATGTATATCAAAACCAAGCTGGAGAAAACAGAAGAGCGTTTAGAGTTAATGCTAACAGAGTACAGTTCTTAGATAGTAGAAATAAATCGGAAAATTCGTATAATAAAGGAAGTCAAACAGGATTTGAACCTAGTTTCGAGCCTACGTTCGAACCACAAGGATTAGACCCTCAAGGTTTCCAAGCTATAGATGACGACGATATACCATTCTAA
- a CDS encoding aminotransferase class V-fold PLP-dependent enzyme has protein sequence MIYLDNAATTYPKPEQVYDSIMDCMKNYCANPGRAGHKMAMRAAREIYDARENIAKLFNIDNPMNIIFTNNATDSLNLAIKGVVKEGDHIITTSMEHNSVIRPIKSLEARGILNTIVNCDKEGFLDVNDIKNAIKPNTKLIVTTHASNVVGTLVDIKAVGEIAKENNILYLVDASQTAGVYSIDVKDMNVDMIAAPGHKCLLGPQGTGILYIREGLSVDILKEGGTGSKSEDLFQPEIVPDRYESGTHNTPGIAGLNEGVKFILEKGIDDIRLHEEELCQYMLDKLEEIPNIKIYGTKDSKKRAAVIAINIGDMDSGEITFILDSEYDIATRSGIHCAPLAHKTLGTLEQGAVRFSLGYFNTKEEIDKAVEALKEISKNN, from the coding sequence ATGATTTACTTAGACAATGCTGCAACTACATACCCTAAACCAGAGCAAGTTTATGATTCTATAATGGATTGTATGAAAAACTACTGTGCTAATCCAGGAAGAGCTGGACATAAAATGGCTATGAGGGCAGCAAGAGAGATTTATGACGCAAGAGAAAATATAGCAAAGTTATTTAATATAGATAACCCTATGAATATAATATTTACAAATAATGCTACTGATTCATTAAATTTAGCTATAAAAGGTGTTGTAAAAGAAGGCGACCATATAATAACAACAAGTATGGAGCATAATTCTGTAATAAGACCAATAAAATCCCTAGAAGCAAGAGGAATTTTAAATACAATAGTTAACTGTGATAAAGAAGGTTTCTTAGACGTAAATGATATAAAAAATGCAATAAAACCAAATACAAAATTAATAGTAACTACTCATGCATCAAATGTAGTAGGAACTTTAGTAGATATAAAAGCCGTAGGGGAGATAGCTAAAGAAAATAATATATTATACTTAGTAGATGCATCACAAACAGCGGGAGTGTATTCTATTGATGTAAAAGATATGAATGTAGATATGATAGCAGCTCCAGGCCATAAATGCTTGCTTGGACCTCAAGGAACAGGTATCTTATATATAAGAGAAGGTCTTAGTGTAGATATTTTAAAAGAAGGTGGAACAGGAAGTAAATCAGAAGATTTATTCCAACCCGAAATAGTTCCTGATAGATATGAATCTGGAACACACAATACTCCTGGCATAGCAGGATTAAATGAAGGAGTAAAGTTTATATTAGAAAAAGGTATAGATGATATAAGACTACATGAAGAAGAATTATGTCAGTATATGTTAGATAAATTAGAAGAAATTCCTAATATAAAGATATATGGAACTAAAGATAGTAAAAAAAGAGCAGCAGTTATAGCGATAAATATTGGAGATATGGATTCTGGAGAAATAACTTTTATACTAGATAGTGAATATGATATAGCCACTAGATCTGGTATACACTGCGCTCCATTAGCTCATAAAACTTTAGGAACCCTAGAGCAAGGTGCAGTTAGATTTAGCTTAGGGTACTTCAATACTAAAGAAGAAATAGATAAAGCTGTAGAGGCTTTAAAAGAAATTTCTAAAAATAACTAA
- a CDS encoding PLP-dependent aminotransferase family protein, giving the protein MAVKFAKRMAGLKGSEIRELLKLTEKPEVISFAGGLPAPELFPIEEMKKISTMVLEEDGRSALQYSTTEGYTPLREHIADRMNSKAKTNVTKDDILITNGSQQGLDFAGKVFLDEGDVVLCESPSYLGALNAFKAYLPKFIEVPTDKDGMIMEELEKILETTDRVKMIYVIPDFQNPTGRTWPMERRKKFMEIINKYEIPVIEDNPYGELRFEGDTLPSLKSMDNKGLVIYLGSFSKIFCPGYRIGWTCASHEILSKFIFVKQGADLQASSISQREVSKYIELYDLDKHVEKLKEVYKRRRDLMLKTIKEEFPEGLEYTHPEGGLFTWVELPKHLDSRVIMEDCIANNVAYVPGGSFFPNGGKENCFRLNYSTSTDEKIVEGIKRLGKVLKKHMEVKANA; this is encoded by the coding sequence ATGGCAGTTAAATTTGCAAAGAGAATGGCAGGATTAAAAGGATCAGAAATACGTGAGCTTTTAAAGTTGACGGAAAAACCAGAAGTTATATCTTTCGCTGGAGGATTACCTGCTCCAGAATTATTCCCAATAGAGGAAATGAAAAAGATTTCGACTATGGTTTTAGAAGAGGATGGAAGATCAGCTCTTCAATATTCTACAACTGAAGGTTATACTCCTTTAAGAGAACATATAGCTGATAGAATGAATAGTAAAGCTAAAACTAATGTAACAAAGGATGATATATTAATAACTAATGGTTCACAACAAGGATTAGACTTTGCAGGGAAAGTTTTCTTAGACGAAGGTGACGTAGTTTTATGTGAAAGTCCATCTTACTTAGGAGCATTAAATGCTTTTAAAGCATATTTACCAAAATTCATAGAAGTTCCAACAGATAAAGATGGAATGATAATGGAAGAGTTAGAAAAAATATTAGAAACAACTGATAGAGTGAAAATGATATATGTAATACCAGATTTCCAAAACCCAACAGGAAGAACTTGGCCAATGGAAAGACGTAAAAAGTTCATGGAAATTATAAATAAATATGAAATACCAGTAATAGAGGATAACCCATACGGTGAATTAAGATTCGAAGGTGATACATTACCATCTTTAAAATCAATGGATAACAAAGGATTGGTAATATATTTAGGAAGCTTTTCAAAAATATTCTGTCCAGGATATAGAATAGGCTGGACATGCGCATCTCATGAAATATTAAGCAAATTTATATTCGTCAAACAAGGAGCAGACCTACAAGCATCTAGTATATCTCAAAGAGAAGTTAGTAAATACATAGAATTATATGATTTAGATAAACATGTTGAAAAATTAAAAGAGGTTTATAAAAGACGTAGAGACCTTATGTTAAAAACTATTAAAGAAGAATTCCCAGAAGGTTTAGAGTATACTCATCCAGAAGGTGGGCTATTCACATGGGTAGAACTACCAAAACATTTAGACTCAAGAGTTATAATGGAAGATTGTATAGCAAATAATGTTGCATATGTTCCAGGGGGATCATTCTTCCCTAATGGTGGAAAAGAAAATTGTTTTAGATTAAATTACTCAACATCTACAGATGAGAAGATAGTTGAGGGAATCAAGAGATTAGGTAAAGTTTTAAAGAAACATATGGAAGTAAAAGCAAACGCATAG
- a CDS encoding ParB/RepB/Spo0J family partition protein encodes MEKKSSKRTNRLGRGLSALIPEIKEGIDSKDIISIELKNIYPNETQPRKVFDEEKIQVLSESIKNYGVLQPIVVKPDENGKYMIIAGERRYRASKMAKLKEVPVVIKDIPMKDIMEIALIENLQREDLNSIEEALAYKGLIDHYKVTQEEISEAVGKSRPHITNTLRLLNLGEAVMKMIESGQMTAGHGKALLRISDKELQEELAKRVIEEELSVRATENLVKTIAENNTKEVPKKIKEKDIFIVDVEEKLMNIFGTKVNISKGKKKGKIEIEYYNDEELNNILSMMLEDN; translated from the coding sequence ATGGAAAAAAAATCGTCTAAAAGAACAAATAGATTAGGAAGAGGTCTTAGTGCCTTAATTCCAGAAATTAAAGAAGGAATAGATAGCAAAGATATAATAAGTATAGAATTAAAGAATATATATCCTAATGAAACTCAGCCAAGAAAAGTGTTTGATGAAGAGAAAATACAAGTATTATCAGAATCTATAAAAAACTATGGAGTATTACAACCAATAGTAGTAAAGCCAGATGAAAATGGCAAATATATGATAATAGCAGGAGAAAGAAGATACAGAGCATCTAAGATGGCAAAATTAAAAGAAGTTCCTGTTGTTATTAAAGATATACCAATGAAAGATATAATGGAGATAGCTTTGATAGAGAACTTACAAAGAGAAGATTTAAACTCTATTGAAGAAGCTTTAGCCTATAAAGGATTAATAGATCACTATAAAGTCACTCAAGAAGAAATATCAGAAGCAGTAGGAAAGAGTAGACCACATATAACAAATACTTTAAGGTTATTAAATCTTGGTGAAGCAGTAATGAAGATGATAGAAAGTGGCCAAATGACAGCTGGTCATGGTAAGGCATTACTTAGAATATCAGATAAAGAATTACAAGAAGAACTAGCAAAGAGAGTTATAGAAGAAGAGCTTTCAGTTAGAGCAACTGAAAATTTAGTTAAAACTATTGCAGAAAATAATACAAAAGAAGTACCAAAGAAAATAAAAGAGAAGGATATATTTATAGTTGATGTAGAAGAAAAACTTATGAATATATTTGGAACAAAAGTAAATATATCAAAAGGGAAGAAAAAGGGAAAAATAGAGATAGAATATTATAATGATGAAGAATTAAATAATATTTTATCAATGATGCTTGAAGATAATTAA
- a CDS encoding DUF3343 domain-containing protein — MNEMYIVSFNSTHHAIRTEKLLKEKEIVCTTLPTPREITASCGISIRFLYNDIEKVKETLRESDVEYKGIYKITKLESGKKEATEIV; from the coding sequence ATGAATGAAATGTATATAGTATCATTTAACTCAACACATCATGCAATAAGAACAGAGAAGTTATTAAAGGAAAAGGAAATAGTATGTACAACACTGCCTACACCAAGAGAGATAACGGCTAGCTGTGGGATTTCAATAAGATTCTTATACAATGATATAGAAAAAGTAAAAGAAACTTTAAGAGAAAGTGATGTAGAATATAAGGGTATATATAAAATAACTAAATTAGAAAGTGGAAAAAAAGAAGCAACAGAGATAGTTTAA
- the noc gene encoding nucleoid occlusion protein, whose protein sequence is MEEKRVVEIPIENIVPNPYQPRKVFSQSALEELSNSIRVYGILQPITVRVKDEKYELIAGERRFRAAKLANLTVIPAIINNMSDEYSAVLALLENLQREDLNFIEEAMGYENLIKEHDFTQQQLAEKLGKNQSTIANKLRILRLPSDIKIKLVENNLTERHARALLKLPNEELMKDVLDKIIKNELTVKKTEKLIKDILEDLQETEEPEKKQNVKSSMAIRIYLNTMKQAFDAIIGTGIEAKYNEVDKGDYMEVVVKIPKK, encoded by the coding sequence ATGGAAGAAAAAAGAGTTGTGGAGATACCTATAGAAAATATAGTTCCAAATCCATATCAACCAAGAAAAGTATTTTCACAGTCAGCATTAGAGGAATTAAGCAACTCTATAAGAGTTTATGGAATACTTCAACCAATAACAGTTAGAGTTAAAGATGAAAAGTATGAATTAATTGCTGGAGAAAGAAGATTTAGAGCGGCTAAATTGGCAAATTTAACAGTAATACCGGCTATTATAAATAACATGTCTGACGAATATTCTGCTGTATTAGCACTGCTAGAAAATTTACAAAGAGAAGATTTAAATTTTATAGAAGAGGCTATGGGGTATGAAAATTTAATAAAAGAACATGATTTTACACAGCAGCAACTAGCAGAAAAGTTAGGAAAGAATCAATCTACTATAGCTAACAAACTTAGAATACTAAGATTGCCAAGTGATATAAAAATAAAATTAGTAGAAAATAACCTAACAGAAAGACATGCAAGAGCATTGCTTAAGTTACCAAATGAAGAGTTAATGAAGGATGTCTTAGATAAAATAATAAAGAATGAGCTAACTGTAAAGAAAACAGAAAAGTTGATAAAGGATATATTAGAAGATTTACAAGAAACTGAAGAGCCAGAGAAAAAGCAAAATGTAAAGAGTTCAATGGCTATAAGAATATACTTAAATACTATGAAGCAAGCCTTCGATGCTATAATAGGAACAGGAATTGAGGCTAAATATAACGAAGTAGATAAGGGCGATTATATGGAGGTTGTTGTAAAAATTCCTAAAAAGTAA
- a CDS encoding MazG-like family protein: protein MRLDRNSDIARNVKIMEWMKTELLMSVGDLFNLMFKGVKPLDEALQDTLANIIMITYLLAKRLGISFNEMDYKIKEKIKLGINENHSIERWYGELSELKKHIDNKE, encoded by the coding sequence GTGAGATTAGATAGGAATTCCGATATAGCAAGAAACGTTAAAATAATGGAATGGATGAAAACAGAGTTGTTAATGAGCGTAGGGGATTTGTTCAACTTAATGTTTAAAGGAGTAAAGCCTTTAGATGAGGCATTACAAGATACTTTAGCAAATATTATAATGATAACATACCTTTTAGCAAAAAGATTGGGAATTAGTTTTAACGAAATGGATTATAAAATAAAAGAAAAGATAAAACTAGGAATAAATGAGAATCATAGTATAGAAAGATGGTATGGTGAGTTATCTGAACTCAAAAAACATATAGATAATAAGGAGTGA